CGCCAGATCCCGGCCCGCGGGTCCGGTCAGCCAGCGCTGGCCGGCTGGCTGCACCCAACGATTGGCGGTTGCGTGCATGATCTGTCGCTCCCTCTATGCGCTGTGTCTGGCCACGCTATACCGCAGCACTGTCGGTCTGTCACCCGACGGTTGCGGTGTCGGTGTATCCTGTGGGCGAGGGGGCGGCCCTGTCGAACAGTCACAGCGACACCCGTCCATAGCACATCGACCCCGTTGACCGGAGCGCGCGCGCCGTATGCCCCATGATCTGCCGCTGATCACCACCATCGTTGCCGGCATCGGCCTTGCCTTCATCCTGGGCGCCATTGCCCATCGGCTGCGGGTGTCGCCGCTGGTCGGGTATCTGCTGGCGGGGGTTGTGATCGGGCCGGCAACGCCGGGCTATGTCGCCGACACCACTCTGGTGCCGCAACTGGCGGAGATCGGCGTGATCCTGCTGATGTTCGGCGTCGGGCTGCATTTTTCGGTCAAGGATCTGCTGGCGGTGCGGGCGATCGCCTTGCCCGGTGCCATCGCGCAGATGGGGCTGGCAACCGTGATGGGACTGGGACTTGCCGTGGCGCTTGACTGGGGCATCGGTGCCGGTCTCATCTTCGGGCTGGCCTTGTCGGTGGCAAGCACGGTTGTGCTGCTGCGCGCGCTTCAGGATCGCCGGCTGGTCGAGACCGAGCGTGGCCGGATCGCCGTCGGCTGGCTGATCGTCGAGGATCTGGCGATGGTGCTGGTGCTGGTGCTGCTGCCGGCCTTTGCCGGCCTGCTTTCCGAAGGTCGTGGCGGGGCAGGCCTGCCTCTGGCGGATCTGGTGGCGACGGTGGCGGTAACGCTCGGCAAGGTTGCCGTGTTCGTCGCGGTCATGCTGCTGGCGGGGCGACGGATCGTGCCATGGATCCTGCATCAGATCGCCCATTCGGGATCGCGCGAACTGTTCCGGCTGTGCGTGCTGGCCCTGGCGCTGGGCGTTGCCTATGCGGCATCGGAACTGTTCGGCGCCTCATTCGCGCTGGGGGCGTTTTTTGCCGGGCTGGTGCTGAGCGAGTCGACGCTGAGCCACCGCGCGGCGGAAGAGACCCTGCCCCTGCGCGACGCGTTCGCCGTGTTGTTCTTCGTCTCGGTCGGCATGCTGTTCGACCCGGCGATCATCGTCGACGATCCCGTGCCGGTGATGGGGGCACTGGCGATCATCGTGTTCGGCAAGTCGATCGCGGCCTATCTGATCGTGCGGGCCTTCGGCCACAGCCGTGTGACCGCGTTGACGATTTCGGCCAGCCTGGCCCAGATCGGCGAGTTTTCGTTCATCCTGGTGGCATTGGGCGTGGCGGAAGGACTGATGCCGCCCGAAGGGCGCGATGTCGTGCTGGCGGGCGCGATCCTGTCGATCCTGATCAACCCGCTGCTGTTCCGGGCGATCGACGTCTGGACTGCGCGGACCGCGCCGGTGCTGCCGCCGCGCAGCATCGAGGATGCCCGCGACCTGCCGCCGGCCCCGACCCGGTTGTCGGGCCATGCCGTGGTGGTGGGCTATGGCCGGATCGGCCGGCGGGTCTGTGCCGCTCTGGAAGCCGCTGCCGTGCCGTATCTGGTGATCGAGGATCTGCCGGGGCGCACGGCCGATCTGGCAAGACGGGGGATCGAGACCGTGCACGGCAATGCCGCCACACCTGACATCCTGGCTGTTGCCAATATCGCCGGAGCCAGCCGGCTGTTCGTGATGATCTCGCGC
The Tistrella bauzanensis DNA segment above includes these coding regions:
- the ybaL gene encoding YbaL family putative K(+) efflux transporter, giving the protein MPHDLPLITTIVAGIGLAFILGAIAHRLRVSPLVGYLLAGVVIGPATPGYVADTTLVPQLAEIGVILLMFGVGLHFSVKDLLAVRAIALPGAIAQMGLATVMGLGLAVALDWGIGAGLIFGLALSVASTVVLLRALQDRRLVETERGRIAVGWLIVEDLAMVLVLVLLPAFAGLLSEGRGGAGLPLADLVATVAVTLGKVAVFVAVMLLAGRRIVPWILHQIAHSGSRELFRLCVLALALGVAYAASELFGASFALGAFFAGLVLSESTLSHRAAEETLPLRDAFAVLFFVSVGMLFDPAIIVDDPVPVMGALAIIVFGKSIAAYLIVRAFGHSRVTALTISASLAQIGEFSFILVALGVAEGLMPPEGRDVVLAGAILSILINPLLFRAIDVWTARTAPVLPPRSIEDARDLPPAPTRLSGHAVVVGYGRIGRRVCAALEAAAVPYLVIEDLPGRTADLARRGIETVHGNAATPDILAVANIAGASRLFVMISRSFEAGQVIAQALAANPGLSVVARAGDDDHAAYLRRHGPVEVVSDADEIARGMLDRSFRVLPLTEAGPASSA